In a single window of the Methylococcus sp. Mc7 genome:
- the clpX gene encoding ATP-dependent Clp protease ATP-binding subunit ClpX has translation MSSDTPAKTQHCSFCGIEQGRDTPLIAGIEGQICEACVRLAEQVVTNWGRKRSMAELHGNVPKPEDIKRHLDQYVIGQELSKEILSVAVYNHYKRLRHESREILGLAGDDAEVQVGKSNILMIGPTGTGKTLLASTLARIVGVPFVVADATTLTQAGYVGDDVENILVRLLEAADGTVERAEWGIVYIDEVDKLAKSPEMAINTRDISGEGVQQALLRFVEGSQVKVAARGRRREGSGGGEEVTIDTRNILFIAGGAFPGLEKHVEKRIGPPRGEIGFHAPMQDARRPPLEELLAEIQPEDLRRFGLIPEFIGRFPVIAPLEPLDEAAFVRILTEPRDALVRQYQKLFAYEGVELVFTETAIRRIAARTIERDTGARGLRSIIEHILRRPMFEIPSQPDVRQCVVDADTVDGKGPVTLVRANEEPGEARLAAGEV, from the coding sequence ATGAGCAGCGACACGCCGGCAAAGACCCAGCACTGTTCCTTTTGCGGCATCGAACAAGGCAGGGACACCCCGCTCATCGCGGGCATCGAGGGCCAGATCTGCGAAGCCTGCGTACGGCTGGCCGAACAGGTCGTGACCAACTGGGGCCGCAAGCGCTCGATGGCGGAGCTGCACGGCAACGTCCCCAAGCCGGAGGACATCAAGCGCCATCTCGACCAGTACGTGATCGGCCAGGAGCTGTCCAAGGAAATCCTCTCCGTCGCCGTCTACAACCACTACAAGCGCCTCCGCCACGAGAGCCGCGAGATTCTCGGGCTGGCCGGGGACGACGCCGAGGTCCAGGTCGGCAAGTCCAACATCCTGATGATCGGGCCGACCGGCACCGGCAAGACCCTGCTGGCCAGCACCTTGGCGCGCATCGTCGGCGTGCCCTTCGTGGTGGCCGATGCGACCACGCTCACCCAGGCCGGTTATGTCGGCGACGACGTCGAGAACATCCTGGTCCGCCTGCTGGAGGCCGCCGACGGGACCGTCGAACGGGCCGAGTGGGGCATCGTGTACATCGACGAAGTCGACAAGCTGGCGAAGAGCCCGGAAATGGCGATCAACACCCGTGACATTTCCGGCGAAGGCGTGCAACAGGCGCTGCTCCGCTTCGTCGAGGGCAGCCAGGTGAAAGTGGCGGCCCGCGGCCGGCGGCGCGAAGGCAGCGGAGGCGGGGAAGAGGTCACGATCGACACCCGCAACATCCTGTTCATCGCGGGCGGCGCGTTTCCGGGGTTGGAAAAGCACGTGGAGAAGCGCATCGGCCCGCCGCGCGGCGAGATCGGTTTCCACGCGCCCATGCAGGACGCCAGAAGGCCACCCCTGGAGGAATTGCTGGCGGAAATCCAGCCCGAAGACCTGCGGCGTTTCGGCCTGATCCCCGAGTTCATCGGCCGTTTCCCCGTCATCGCTCCCCTGGAGCCGCTGGACGAAGCGGCCTTCGTCCGCATTCTCACCGAACCCCGCGACGCTTTGGTACGGCAGTACCAGAAGCTGTTCGCCTACGAAGGCGTCGAGCTGGTGTTCACCGAGACCGCGATCCGCCGCATCGCCGCGCGCACCATCGAGCGCGACACCGGCGCGCGCGGCCTGCGCAGCATCATCGAGCACATCCTCCGACGGCCGATGTTCGAGATTCCCTCGCAGCCCGACGTACGCCAGTGCGTCGTCGACGCCGACACAGTGGATGGGAAGGGTCCCGTTACGCTGGTCAGGGCAAATGAGGAGCCGGGGGAAGCGCGGTTGGCGGCAGGCGAAGTCTGA
- the budA gene encoding acetolactate decarboxylase, which yields MAIDDIFIQAFRSHQQKGDLFHPLGREDNEVFQASTIGALMEGVYDGDTTYGELAGRGDFGLGTFNALDGEMIALDGRFFQIKSDGKAYPVPPTAKTPFAVVTLFDPTVRVAWPDPIDWKQFQAAVDKAVPSKNIFYAIRVRAHFDHIRVRTVPRQHKPYPPLVEVARRQPEFEYENLEGTLVGFRFPDYTQGVNVAGYHVHFLDKAETVGGHVLDFIMREAEVDIDVTSQFRMAVPECGAFLDADLAKDQDEAIHEAES from the coding sequence GTGGCCATCGACGACATCTTCATCCAAGCCTTCCGCAGCCACCAGCAGAAAGGCGATTTGTTCCACCCGCTAGGCCGCGAGGACAATGAGGTGTTCCAGGCATCCACCATCGGTGCGCTGATGGAAGGCGTCTACGACGGCGATACGACCTACGGCGAACTGGCCGGGCGCGGCGATTTCGGCCTGGGCACCTTCAACGCGCTGGATGGCGAGATGATCGCCCTCGACGGACGGTTCTTCCAGATCAAGTCGGACGGCAAGGCGTATCCGGTGCCGCCCACGGCCAAGACGCCGTTTGCGGTGGTGACGCTGTTCGACCCGACCGTGCGGGTGGCCTGGCCCGATCCGATCGACTGGAAGCAGTTCCAGGCCGCCGTCGACAAGGCCGTGCCCAGCAAGAACATCTTCTATGCGATCCGGGTACGGGCGCATTTCGATCACATCCGGGTCCGGACCGTGCCCCGCCAGCACAAGCCCTACCCGCCCCTGGTCGAAGTCGCCCGCCGGCAGCCGGAGTTCGAATACGAAAACCTCGAAGGCACCCTGGTGGGCTTCCGCTTCCCCGACTACACCCAGGGCGTCAACGTCGCCGGCTACCACGTGCATTTCCTGGACAAGGCCGAAACCGTCGGCGGCCACGTGCTGGACTTCATCATGCGCGAGGCGGAAGTCGACATCGACGTCACTTCCCAATTCCGGATGGCGGTACCCGAATGCGGGGCTTTTCTCGACGCGGACCTGGCGAAGGATCAGGACGAGGCCATACACGAGGCGGAGAGCTGA
- the cysE gene encoding serine O-acetyltransferase, with protein sequence MVGGEAANPSLAELLREDVGCVFERDPAARSRLEVMLTYPGVHAVLLHRLAHRLWRAGHRLNARLLSAFARWLTNVDIHPGATIGRRFFIDHGAGVVIGETAEIGDDVTLYHGVTLGGTSWNKVKRHPTLGNGVLIGAGAKILGPIVLGDQVRVGANSVVIKDVPAYCTVVGIPGKIVQPKSSCKADPHGIDLDHHLIPDPVGKAVQCLLDRIETLEDELVKRRVEAAHECRQCEGEAVCREPAEAES encoded by the coding sequence GTGGTAGGAGGCGAAGCCGCCAACCCGTCCCTCGCGGAGCTTCTGCGCGAGGACGTCGGCTGCGTGTTCGAGCGCGATCCCGCGGCCCGCAGCCGGCTGGAAGTCATGCTGACCTATCCCGGCGTCCACGCCGTGCTGCTGCACCGGCTCGCCCACCGCCTGTGGCGCGCCGGACATCGGCTGAACGCACGGCTGTTGTCGGCGTTCGCCCGCTGGCTGACCAACGTCGACATCCATCCCGGCGCGACCATCGGCCGGCGCTTCTTCATCGACCACGGCGCCGGCGTGGTGATCGGCGAGACCGCCGAGATCGGCGACGACGTGACCCTCTATCACGGCGTCACCCTCGGCGGCACCTCGTGGAACAAGGTCAAGCGCCATCCCACCCTGGGCAACGGGGTGCTGATCGGTGCGGGCGCCAAGATTCTGGGGCCCATCGTTCTGGGCGATCAGGTCCGCGTCGGCGCGAATTCGGTCGTCATCAAGGACGTGCCGGCCTACTGCACGGTGGTCGGCATTCCCGGCAAGATCGTGCAGCCCAAGAGTTCGTGCAAGGCCGACCCGCATGGCATCGACCTGGACCATCATCTGATCCCCGACCCGGTCGGCAAGGCGGTGCAATGCCTGCTGGACCGGATCGAGACCCTGGAAGACGAACTGGTGAAACGGCGTGTCGAAGCGGCCCACGAATGCAGGCAGTGCGAAGGCGAGGCGGTGTGCAGGGAACCCGCGGAAGCCGAATCTTGA
- a CDS encoding DUF1611 domain-containing protein yields MERSPALILAHGCFGDVHGKVAHGLVRGTDRFDIVAVIDPDCAGHDAGTLLDGRPRNIPVFASIEAALARGRRRPAVAIVGMATHGGRFTETLRAALLEAAAAGLSLVNGLHDLAGDDPEIAAETARHGARILDLRRPKPVAELRFWTGQIHGVVAPRIAVLGTDCALGKRTTARLLIQALNADGVRAEMIYTGQTGWMQGGRHGLILDAIPNDFVSGELEHAILSCYREARPDLILLEGQSALRNPSGPCGAELLLSGAAAGVILQHAPGRRCYDGFEGPRFRIPPVEDEIRLIEHYGVPVLGVSLNGRDSSLEALREAQRRLARTLDIPVACPLEDGVTELLPPLRALLDRKEVA; encoded by the coding sequence TTGGAGAGGTCGCCCGCCCTCATATTGGCACACGGCTGTTTCGGGGACGTCCACGGCAAAGTGGCCCATGGCCTGGTCCGCGGCACAGACCGCTTCGACATCGTCGCCGTGATCGATCCGGACTGCGCCGGCCACGACGCCGGCACCCTGCTCGACGGACGGCCGCGGAACATCCCTGTGTTCGCCTCGATCGAAGCCGCGCTGGCTCGGGGGCGAAGACGCCCCGCTGTCGCCATCGTCGGCATGGCGACCCACGGCGGTCGCTTCACCGAAACCCTGCGCGCAGCCTTGCTCGAAGCCGCGGCAGCCGGCCTGTCGCTGGTCAACGGCCTGCACGACCTCGCCGGCGACGATCCGGAAATCGCGGCGGAAACGGCCCGCCACGGCGCCAGAATCCTCGACCTGCGCAGGCCCAAACCGGTCGCCGAACTGCGCTTCTGGACCGGCCAGATCCATGGCGTCGTCGCACCGCGGATCGCGGTGCTCGGCACCGATTGCGCCCTGGGGAAGCGCACCACCGCGCGCCTGCTGATCCAGGCTCTGAACGCGGACGGCGTCCGGGCCGAGATGATCTACACCGGCCAGACCGGCTGGATGCAGGGCGGTCGGCACGGGCTCATCCTGGACGCCATCCCCAACGATTTCGTCAGCGGCGAGCTGGAGCACGCCATCCTGAGCTGCTACCGCGAAGCCAGGCCCGATCTCATCCTCCTGGAAGGACAGTCCGCCCTGCGCAACCCGAGCGGGCCTTGCGGGGCGGAGCTGCTGCTGTCCGGAGCCGCGGCGGGCGTCATCCTGCAGCACGCGCCCGGCCGGCGCTGCTACGACGGCTTCGAGGGCCCCCGTTTCCGGATTCCTCCCGTGGAAGACGAAATCCGGCTGATCGAACACTACGGTGTGCCGGTGCTGGGCGTCAGCCTGAACGGACGGGATTCCAGCCTGGAAGCATTGCGGGAAGCGCAGCGCAGACTGGCCCGGACCCTGGACATCCCGGTCGCCTGCCCGCTGGAAGATGGTGTAACCGAGCTGCTGCCGCCGCTGAGGGCGTTGTTGGACCGGAAGGAAGTCGCATGA
- a CDS encoding dipeptide epimerase, translated as MKIADIRVRTEHFPLTRPYRIAFRSVDEVDNLIVEIHTADGLLGLGAASPEHHITGETLEACRAALSVDRLGWLIGRDIRTLPRLCRELGERLPAAPAARAALDMALHDLLAQGLGLPLVEVLGRTHDSLPTSVTIGIKPVEETLAEAREYLGLGFRMLKVKLCGDEEEDFERLRRLHETLTGRAIVRVDPNQSYDLDGLLRLDRLGQELGVEFVEQPFPAERTDWLRALPEAVRRRVAADESLLSPADAFALAAPPAACGIFNIKLMKCGGLAPALRIAVIAETAGIALMWGCMDESRISIAAALHAALACPATRYLDLDGSFDLARDVAEGGFILKDGRLRVTERPGLGLEYRD; from the coding sequence ATGAAGATCGCCGACATCCGGGTGCGGACCGAACATTTTCCACTGACGCGTCCCTACCGCATCGCCTTCCGCTCGGTCGACGAAGTCGACAATCTCATCGTCGAAATCCACACCGCGGACGGCTTGCTCGGATTGGGCGCCGCCTCCCCCGAACACCACATCACCGGCGAAACCCTGGAAGCCTGCCGCGCCGCCTTGAGCGTGGACCGACTCGGCTGGCTGATCGGCCGGGACATCCGGACTCTGCCCAGGCTCTGCCGGGAGCTGGGCGAACGCCTGCCCGCCGCGCCGGCCGCCCGCGCCGCCCTGGACATGGCGCTGCACGATCTGTTGGCCCAGGGGCTCGGCCTGCCCCTGGTCGAAGTCCTGGGGCGCACCCACGACAGTCTGCCGACCTCGGTCACGATCGGCATCAAGCCGGTCGAGGAAACGCTGGCCGAGGCGCGCGAATACCTCGGCCTCGGCTTCCGGATGCTCAAGGTCAAGCTTTGCGGCGACGAGGAGGAAGACTTCGAACGCCTGCGGCGGCTGCACGAAACGCTGACCGGGCGGGCCATCGTGCGGGTCGACCCCAACCAGAGCTACGATCTCGACGGCCTGCTCCGTCTGGACCGGCTGGGGCAGGAACTCGGCGTCGAATTCGTCGAACAGCCGTTCCCGGCGGAGCGGACCGACTGGTTGCGGGCGTTGCCGGAAGCGGTGCGCCGCCGGGTCGCCGCCGACGAATCCCTGCTGAGCCCCGCCGACGCCTTCGCCCTGGCCGCACCGCCCGCCGCCTGCGGCATCTTCAACATCAAGCTCATGAAGTGCGGAGGGCTGGCCCCGGCGCTGCGCATCGCCGTGATCGCCGAAACGGCGGGCATCGCGCTGATGTGGGGCTGCATGGACGAGAGCCGCATCAGCATCGCCGCCGCCCTGCACGCCGCCCTCGCCTGCCCGGCCACCCGCTACCTGGACCTGGACGGCAGCTTCGACCTGGCCCGCGACGTCGCCGAAGGCGGCTTCATCCTCAAGGACGGCCGGCTCCGGGTCACAGAACGGCCCGGGCTCGGACTCGAATACCGGGACTAG
- a CDS encoding NAD(+)--dinitrogen-reductase ADP-D-ribosyltransferase: protein MAGPLSASEESHLSRNVALAGHSTNLVGIPTGLLASPDFNQHPLPLRIHGTREANSGLFARLGDCGSLAEAGDVFQDYMSVVFGFEEEQRLGEDRQGRRRFRGSYLRLLQDWGFNSNNPQGAVLKGWVESRFGLFPTFHKQPLTGFATPAWMSYVEEKMASRFHNNCIYLQLDLLFEFCQWAIAKFKAPARRHIRLYRGVDSVGEFCTLGAGNGREVLLCLNNIVSFSSDRTHAGQFGAYILETEVPVVKLLFFNDLLPRHPLRGEAEYLVIGGNYRVRLTV from the coding sequence ATGGCCGGCCCGCTTTCCGCATCCGAAGAAAGTCATCTTTCCCGTAACGTTGCCCTCGCGGGGCACAGCACCAATCTCGTCGGCATTCCCACGGGACTGCTCGCAAGTCCGGATTTCAACCAGCATCCCCTGCCATTGCGCATCCATGGTACGCGCGAGGCCAACAGCGGCCTGTTCGCCAGGCTGGGCGACTGCGGGAGCCTTGCGGAAGCGGGGGACGTATTCCAGGACTACATGAGCGTGGTGTTCGGTTTCGAGGAGGAGCAGCGCCTCGGCGAAGACCGGCAGGGGCGGCGGCGATTCCGGGGCAGTTATCTGCGCCTGCTGCAGGACTGGGGCTTCAATTCCAACAATCCGCAAGGGGCGGTGCTGAAGGGCTGGGTCGAGAGCCGCTTCGGCTTGTTCCCCACTTTCCACAAACAGCCGCTGACCGGTTTCGCCACCCCGGCCTGGATGAGCTATGTCGAAGAGAAAATGGCGAGCCGCTTCCACAACAACTGCATCTATCTGCAGCTCGACCTGCTTTTCGAGTTTTGCCAATGGGCGATCGCAAAGTTCAAGGCGCCGGCGCGCCGCCACATCAGGCTCTATCGCGGAGTCGACAGCGTCGGCGAATTCTGCACCCTCGGTGCCGGCAACGGACGGGAAGTCCTGTTGTGCCTCAACAACATCGTCTCTTTCTCCAGTGACCGGACGCATGCGGGGCAGTTCGGCGCCTATATCCTCGAAACCGAGGTGCCGGTCGTGAAACTCCTGTTCTTCAACGACCTGCTGCCGCGCCATCCCTTGCGCGGAGAAGCCGAGTATCTGGTGATAGGCGGGAATTACCGAGTTAGGCTTACGGTATGA
- a CDS encoding DUF2721 domain-containing protein translates to MRFLINIEDVAHVIQLAVAPVFLLTSIGAVLSVMTIRLSRCIDRARQLEDNLENLDQKMRPYAHVELRILWRRARLIGAALTLCTISALLICTVVGILFVGGISDAQLGAAIALLFIAAMAALMVALLVFLVEIYLGIASLRIGPR, encoded by the coding sequence ATGCGGTTCCTGATCAACATCGAGGACGTCGCCCACGTCATCCAGCTCGCCGTCGCGCCGGTGTTCCTGCTGACCAGCATCGGCGCCGTGCTGTCGGTGATGACGATCCGCCTCTCCCGCTGCATCGACCGGGCGCGCCAACTCGAGGACAACCTGGAAAATCTCGACCAGAAGATGCGCCCGTACGCCCATGTGGAACTCAGGATTCTGTGGCGGCGCGCCCGGCTGATCGGCGCCGCGCTCACGCTTTGCACGATCAGTGCGCTGCTGATCTGCACCGTCGTCGGCATCCTGTTCGTCGGCGGCATTTCCGATGCGCAACTGGGCGCGGCGATCGCGCTGCTGTTCATCGCGGCCATGGCGGCGCTGATGGTGGCGCTGCTCGTCTTCCTTGTGGAAATCTATCTCGGAATCGCGAGCCTCCGGATTGGCCCACGTTAA
- the alsS gene encoding acetolactate synthase AlsS translates to MTETSMPRTGADLLVDFLQALDVQYVFGVPGGAILPILNVLAERGPRFIVCRDETGAAFMAQAWGRITGQPGVVLTTSGPGLINAVCGVATATEDRDPLVVITGQVPRAVQFKQSHMNLDSVGLFAPITKWSVEVEEPNTVSEILVNAFRVAQAPRCGAVHVSVPNDMLTAPVSVQALAPPDSACWGTAPDNVIERAAALLDTAEDPAILLGVRAGTPPVADAVRRFLSRHPLPVAMTFEAAGTLSRDLVEHFVGRVGYVLNQPGDDVLRQADRVLAIGYDPIEYEPSAWVSPRSQVIHLDALPATLDRAYRPAAELLGDIADNLDALSSRLQIRAPAERPAVAEARRRLLEEQGRGAALAGAPIHPLRFIHDLRATLDDEVTVTCDVGAHEIWMARYFFCYAPRHLLFSMGHQTMGVALPWAIGAALARPGKKVVSVSGDGSFLMTCMELETAVRLKLPIVHVVWKDGGYNLIHSLQMRDYGRSFGAEFGPTDFVKLAEAFGATGYRIESADDVVPVLKQALVADTPVLIEVPIDYSDNADLVDAINASAQH, encoded by the coding sequence ATGACTGAAACATCAATGCCCCGCACCGGCGCCGACCTGCTGGTCGACTTCCTCCAAGCGCTAGATGTCCAATACGTCTTCGGCGTGCCCGGCGGCGCGATACTCCCGATCTTGAACGTGCTGGCCGAACGCGGCCCCCGCTTCATCGTCTGCCGGGACGAGACCGGCGCGGCCTTCATGGCCCAGGCTTGGGGCCGGATCACCGGCCAGCCCGGCGTGGTGCTGACCACCTCGGGTCCCGGCCTCATCAACGCCGTCTGCGGCGTCGCGACCGCCACCGAGGACCGCGATCCGCTGGTGGTCATTACCGGCCAGGTGCCGCGGGCCGTGCAGTTCAAGCAAAGCCACATGAATCTGGACTCGGTGGGCCTGTTCGCGCCGATCACCAAGTGGAGCGTCGAGGTCGAGGAACCAAACACGGTGTCGGAAATCCTGGTCAACGCCTTTCGCGTCGCACAGGCGCCGCGCTGCGGCGCAGTCCACGTCTCGGTGCCTAACGACATGCTCACCGCGCCGGTCTCCGTCCAAGCCCTGGCTCCACCCGACTCCGCCTGCTGGGGAACGGCTCCGGACAACGTCATCGAACGCGCCGCGGCCCTGCTTGACACGGCCGAGGACCCAGCCATCCTGCTCGGCGTACGTGCCGGCACGCCCCCCGTGGCCGACGCGGTGCGCAGGTTTCTCAGCCGCCATCCGCTGCCCGTGGCCATGACCTTCGAGGCCGCCGGGACCCTCTCCCGCGACCTGGTGGAACACTTCGTCGGCCGGGTCGGCTACGTGCTCAACCAACCGGGCGACGACGTGCTGCGCCAGGCCGACCGGGTGCTCGCCATCGGCTACGACCCGATCGAATACGAGCCCTCCGCCTGGGTTTCGCCCCGGTCACAGGTGATCCACCTGGACGCCCTGCCCGCCACTCTCGACCGGGCCTATCGCCCGGCGGCCGAACTGCTCGGCGACATCGCAGACAACCTGGACGCGCTCAGCAGCCGCCTCCAGATCAGAGCGCCTGCCGAACGCCCCGCCGTGGCCGAGGCGCGGCGGCGCCTGCTGGAGGAACAAGGCCGCGGCGCCGCGCTTGCCGGGGCGCCGATCCACCCTTTGCGCTTCATCCACGACCTGCGGGCCACGCTGGACGACGAGGTGACGGTGACCTGCGACGTCGGCGCCCACGAAATCTGGATGGCCCGCTATTTCTTCTGCTACGCTCCGCGCCACCTGCTGTTCAGCATGGGCCACCAGACCATGGGCGTCGCCCTGCCCTGGGCCATCGGCGCGGCCCTGGCCCGGCCCGGCAAGAAGGTGGTTTCGGTCTCCGGCGACGGCTCTTTCCTCATGACCTGCATGGAACTGGAAACCGCGGTGCGGCTGAAACTGCCGATCGTGCACGTCGTCTGGAAAGACGGCGGCTACAACCTGATCCACAGCCTGCAGATGCGCGACTACGGGCGCAGCTTCGGCGCCGAATTCGGCCCCACCGATTTCGTCAAGCTGGCGGAAGCCTTCGGCGCCACCGGCTACCGGATCGAATCCGCGGACGACGTCGTCCCGGTGCTGAAACAGGCACTCGTAGCCGACACCCCGGTGCTGATCGAAGTCCCCATCGACTACAGCGACAACGCCGACCTGGTCGATGCGATCAACGCCTCTGCCCAACACTGA
- a CDS encoding NAD-dependent malic enzyme — MIDFKITRDPQTGEEIWRVPLRGPLLLNYPLFNKGTAFPEQERRELGLLGLLPPHVDTLDTQVERAYEAFRSKPTELERHIYLRALQDENEVLFYRLMQDYIGETMPVVYTPTVGEACQRFSHIYRHPRGLFIAYPERERIDELLANTPQRDVDVIVVTDGERILGLGDQGAGGMGIPIGKLALYTLCGGIHPARTLPVLLDVGTDNPDLLNDPLYMGWRHPRVRGTEYDAFVERFVQAVTRHYPNVLLQWEDFAQANAGPLLERYRDRLCTFNDDIQGTAAVATGTVLAAVKATGARLRDQVIVVFGAGSAGCGISEQLCAAMVREGLSETEARSRFFLVDRPGLLREGLSGLPPFQRAFVQPSSALAGWRLDRPDCIGLAEVVSNAKPTILIGVSGVAGAFTETIVKTMAGQVLRPIILPLSNPTSRCEALPARILAWTEGRALVATGSPFADVAWGGRSFPIPQCNNSYVFPGLGLGILAAGARRVTPGMFMAAAQALADASPAAADPDAPLLPPLTAIRSVSRRIALAVAKEAIAAGVAAPSSDADLERLVDERMWTPAYARLTGSNAE; from the coding sequence ATGATCGACTTCAAAATCACCCGCGATCCGCAGACCGGCGAGGAAATCTGGAGGGTCCCGCTGAGGGGCCCCCTGCTGTTGAATTACCCGTTGTTCAACAAGGGTACGGCCTTCCCCGAACAGGAACGCCGCGAACTGGGCCTGCTCGGCCTGTTGCCGCCGCATGTCGACACTCTCGACACCCAGGTCGAACGGGCCTACGAGGCGTTCCGCAGCAAACCGACCGAGCTGGAGCGCCACATCTATCTGCGCGCTCTGCAGGACGAGAACGAGGTGCTGTTCTACCGGCTGATGCAGGACTACATCGGCGAGACGATGCCCGTCGTCTACACGCCGACGGTGGGCGAAGCCTGCCAGCGGTTCAGCCACATCTACCGGCATCCGCGTGGACTGTTCATCGCCTACCCCGAGCGCGAGCGCATAGACGAACTGCTGGCCAACACCCCGCAGCGCGACGTGGACGTGATCGTGGTGACGGACGGCGAGCGCATCCTCGGCCTGGGCGACCAGGGCGCGGGCGGCATGGGCATCCCGATCGGCAAGCTGGCGCTGTATACCCTCTGCGGCGGCATCCACCCCGCCCGCACCCTGCCGGTGCTGCTGGACGTCGGCACCGACAACCCGGACCTGCTGAACGACCCGCTGTACATGGGCTGGCGCCACCCGCGGGTGCGCGGCACCGAATACGACGCCTTCGTCGAGCGCTTCGTGCAGGCGGTGACGCGGCACTACCCGAACGTACTGCTGCAATGGGAAGACTTCGCCCAGGCCAATGCGGGTCCGCTGCTGGAGCGCTACCGCGACCGGCTGTGCACCTTCAACGACGACATCCAGGGCACGGCGGCGGTCGCCACCGGCACCGTGCTGGCGGCGGTCAAGGCCACGGGAGCTCGGCTGCGGGATCAGGTGATCGTAGTGTTCGGCGCGGGTTCCGCCGGCTGCGGCATCAGCGAGCAGTTGTGCGCGGCCATGGTCCGGGAGGGGTTGTCCGAAACCGAGGCGCGCTCACGCTTCTTCCTGGTCGACCGGCCCGGCCTGCTGCGCGAAGGGCTTTCCGGCCTGCCGCCGTTCCAGCGGGCCTTCGTGCAGCCGTCTTCCGCACTCGCCGGCTGGCGGCTGGACCGGCCTGACTGCATCGGCCTGGCCGAGGTGGTGAGCAACGCGAAACCCACCATCTTGATCGGCGTGTCCGGCGTGGCCGGCGCCTTCACCGAAACGATCGTCAAAACGATGGCCGGCCAGGTGCTCCGCCCCATCATCCTGCCGCTGTCGAACCCCACCTCCCGCTGCGAAGCGCTGCCGGCACGGATCCTGGCCTGGACCGAAGGCCGGGCGCTGGTCGCCACCGGCAGCCCTTTCGCCGACGTTGCCTGGGGAGGACGCAGTTTCCCCATCCCCCAATGCAACAACAGCTATGTTTTTCCGGGACTCGGGCTCGGCATCCTGGCCGCCGGCGCCCGCCGGGTCACCCCCGGCATGTTCATGGCCGCGGCCCAGGCGCTGGCCGACGCCTCCCCCGCGGCAGCCGACCCGGATGCGCCACTGCTTCCACCCCTGACAGCCATCCGCAGTGTGTCGCGCCGGATCGCGCTGGCCGTCGCCAAGGAGGCCATCGCCGCCGGCGTCGCAGCGCCCTCCAGCGATGCCGATCTGGAACGTCTGGTGGACGAACGGATGTGGACCCCGGCTTATGCCCGGCTGACTGGGAGTAACGCTGAGTAA